In Coregonus clupeaformis isolate EN_2021a unplaced genomic scaffold, ASM2061545v1 scaf0103, whole genome shotgun sequence, one genomic interval encodes:
- the si:dkey-3h3.3 gene encoding E3 ubiquitin-protein ligase DTX3L: protein MANAPLKEIFSDVTLTVDTDTFKEPNRVKYILSEYDVAVAKASHYEVQGSFEEMEDLFVKMSSLDRSAAPALRDSPLPHQRRPQSPTPVKPVEVVGAVWDFIQQRCSKELKRIEGEDISIHKPHDKMVVTFQSHRKDPVRAHFARERFVTFYQRLATDLQVKTYSLDPQYYKSLQRHFPELLIEGSPSKDEVTVTGRYMHMVILEDFLWRGSSSAVTSQRPLTPQRVSASGATRNKQSDKGEEESCPICLDTINDKYKETLECKHSFCRSCLAQAFKTKPVCPTCGAVYGQLKGTQPKGGTMTVTKERSSLSGYENYGTIVIQYLIPSGTQKEEHPNPGQTYQGASRTAYLPDSSEGRNVLALLKRAFDQRLTFTVGRSSTTGVENVVTWNDIHHKTSKYGGTSCYGYPDPDYLSRVQDELKVKGIY, encoded by the exons ATGGCAAATGCGCCATTGAAAGAG ATATTTTCAGATGTTACTCTCACTGTAGATACAGACACTTTCAAAGAGCCTAACAGAGTGAAGTACATTCTCTCTGAATATGATGTCGCCGTTGCAAAAGCCTCACATTACGAAGTGCAGGGATCATTTGAGGAAATGGAGGACCTGTTTGTGAAGATGTCAAGTCTAGACAGATCTGCTGCCCCCGCTCTCAGAGACAGTCCTCTTCCTCACCAACGGCGTCCTCAGTCACCTACTCCAGTGAAACCAGTGGAGGTAGTTGGGGCCGTTTGGGACTTTATCCAACAGAGATGCTCAAAGGAGTTGAAGAGAATCGAAGGGGAAGACATCTCAATTCATAAACCTCATGACAAAATGGTGGTGACCTTTCAAAGCCACAGAAAAGATCCGGTTCGGGCTCACTTCGCCAGAGAGCGCTTTGTCACGTTCTATCAGAGACTCGCCACAGATCTGCAAGTGAAGACTTACAGTTTGGATCCACAATACTACAAAAGCTTGCAGAGACATTTTCCAGAACTTTTGATTGAAGGAAGCCCCAGTAAAGACGAAGTTACAGTGACAGGGCGCTACATGCATATGGTGATATTGGAGGATTTTCTATGGCGCGGTTCCAGTTCCGCCGTGACATCACAACGACCCCTGACACCCCAGAGAGTTAGCGCCTCTGGTGCTACACGAAACAAGCAGTCAGACAAAGGAGAAGAAGAGTCGTGTCCGATTTGTCTGGACACCATTAACGATAAATACAAGGAGACGTTGGAATGTAAACACTCGTTCTGTAGAAGCTGTCTGGCGCAGGCGTTCAAGACCAAACCTGTCTGTCCAACCTGTGGGGCAGTCTATGGGCAATTGAAGGGGACGCAACCAAAGGGCGGTACTATGACTGTCACTAAGGAAAGGTCTTCTTTGTCTGGATATGAGAATTATGGAACAATCGTGATTCAGTACCTCATTCCAAGTGGAACACAGAAG GAGGAGCATCCCAACCCAGGTCAGACTTACCAGGGTGCATCACGTACAGCGTATCTCCCAGACTCCTCGGAGGGCAGGAATGTTCTGGCGCTCCTGAAGAGGGCCTTCGACCAGCGACTCACGTTCACTGTTGGCCGATCTTCCACCACAGGCGTGGAAAACGTCGTCACGTGGAACGATATCCACCACAAAACCTCAAAATACGGAGGCACCAGTTG CTATggttaccctgaccctgactacCTGAGCCGTGTACAGGATGAACTGAAGGTCAAAGGAATCTATTGA